Within Phycisphaerae bacterium, the genomic segment ATCTCCCTCCGTTTTCAAATCCGAGCCGATGGAAGATACGGCCTAAGGTGCAAAGGATTCGGCCGACTCCTCGCGTTGGTATGGAAGCCATGGCCTCTACCGATGAAAACGGCCCGATAAGCTATTTTTTCACATGTGTGGATGTAGATGGTACAGGTCCTAACCCCGCTTTAGACAGCGGTTGGATTACAGCTATATATACAATATCATCAGGGCTTAATGTAGGCAGCAGCTATACCTTCACGGTCAAAGCCAGAGATTTCTTGCTTAACGAGACCGCCGAGTCTGACCAGGCGACTGTAACGATAAGCAGCGAGGGTGGGAATTTACTTACTGTCCCGAGACCTTACACCACAATTCAGGATGCCGTTAACGCCGCAGTTGATGGGGATACTGTCGAGGTCAGGCCCGGCACATATACCGGTACCGGCAACCATGCCATAGACTTTGGAGGCCACAACATTATTGTACGAAGTATGGACCCCAACGACCCGGCTACGGTTGCAGCTACGGTTATTGACTGTGGCTTTGAGAACAGGGCCTTTTATTTCCACCACGGTGAGGACCATAACTCGGTTGTTACCGGTTTTACAATCGTAAATGGCTTAGGTATGGATGATTCTGGCAATCCGTCCGATAACGGTTATGGCGGAGCCATAGCCTGTTTTAACGACAGTGAGCCTACAATTACAAAGTGCGTTATTATGAGTTGTTTTGCCGCGGGCAATAGCGGCAGCAACGGCGATCCCGGTGCCGATGGAGGGCCTGGTGCAAATGGTGATGATTACGATGCAACCAACGGCACCCCAGCAACCGACGGCGACGACGGCGGCGACGGCGGCGATGGCGGCGACGGCGACGATGGCGGTAGTGGTTTTGGCGGAGCGTTTTACTTCGATAGTGGAAGTCCGGAAATTCGACAGTGCAAAATTATCGCCTGTGGAGCCCTTGGCGGCAATGGCGGAACGGGCGGCGACGGCGGCAATGGCGGCGACGGCGGCACCGGCGGCAATGGAGGCAATAGCGCAGTCGGTGCCGGCGGCGGCGACGGCGGCGACGGCGGCAGAGGCGGCAGAGGCGGCGGCGGCGGTATTGCTTTAGGCGGTGCGATGCACTTCGGCACTGCTTGCAGGCCCACAATTGTTGAGTGTGAAATTACAGGCTGCGGTGTCATAAATGGGGGAGGTGCTGCTGCCGGAAATGGCGGCGACGGCGGAGATGGCGGCAACGGCGGAAATGGCACTACAGGCGGCCCCGGCGGCACCGGCGGCAACGGCGAAAACGGCGGATTTGCCGGGACAGATGGGCTGTCAGCAAGGGGTGGGGCTTTATACTATGCACAAGGCTGCGTTGTTACTATTGCGGACACCATAATCAGAGATAATACGCTTTTTATTAATGATAGTGGTACTCACAGTGGCGGCGATGGCGGCAATGGCGGTAACGGCGGCAATGGCGGCGATGGCGACACTGGTGCTGGCCAATGCGGTTCCGGCGGCGATGGCGGCTACGGTAGGATAGGCGGCGATGGCGGTGAAGTTGGTTCTGGTAGTGGTTCATGCAGCGGTGGTTTGGACAGACCGGATAATTCGGCTTATAACCAACTGAATTCGACGGATGTTCGGGGAGGCGGTAATTATTATGGACCTGATTGTATAGTTGGTATTACCGCTTGCACGATAAGTGGTAATGATGCCGGCGGCCAGAATTCCTTCGGCATAGTTGGTTGGGGAGGCGGCGAGTTTTATGAACGCAACTGCAATTCTGTATTTAATAATTGCAAAATAGAAGATAATAATGCGAGCGTTGACGGGGGCGGGATTGATTTCAATTCCGTCAATGCCAGCGGCTCAGCGACGCTTAATTTCTGTGATATAACTGGAAACAGCGCCAGCGCGGGCGGCGGCATCTTCGGCGGAAGTGTCTATGGGACTTTTACCATAAATATATCCGACAGTAATTTCCGCGAAAATGATGCGCTGTTCGGCGGCGGGATATATCTGGAAAGAACAAACCTGACGATTGAGGATTCCATCTTAAGCGGCAACACAGCTTTTGAAGGCGCCGGAATGTGGAATTATGACTGTACAACGACGGTTAAAGGATGCTCCGTAAAGGAAAACGAGGCATCATTCGGCGGAGGATTTTCTTTAATCGAGTCCCGCGTTAGTATCGAAAACACTAATTTAACCGGCAATCAAGCCTCTTCTTCTTTTTATGGCACCGGCGGCGCGTTGTTTTTCGAAGGCTGGTCCGACGACCCGCATCAGATTACTAACTGTCTTATAACTGACAACAATGCATATGCATATGGCGGAGGCGTGTCGATCAATCGCGGCTCATGGGTTCAAATTAACAACTGCACCCTTGTGGGAAATGATGTCATCGGCCCCGATGGCGTCGGCGGCGCCGTAAGCAATGCGGAATTTTGGGCCTGGGCCGAGATAGATAATAGTATTTTGTGGGGTAACCGGGCGGAAGCCGGCGGTTCTCAAATCGCAGTAGGAAACCCCTTTGGTTCATATCCGTCTGGAGATGGTCGTTATGCAGATGTCTATGTCAGCAATTCCGATGTTCAGTACGGCGAAGGAGACGTCTGGCTGGAAGATGAAACCCAAACATATACCGCTTTGTGGTGGCTGGGGGGTAATATTGATGAAGAGCCGTTGTTCGCCAGCACCAGGGCCGACGAGCAGACTTACTTTTTAAGCCAGATTGTTGCGGGACAGTTAAGCGATAGTAACTGTGTCGATGCCGGAGACGGCACCGCCAGTGCCCTTGACGCTATTATAGGGATACCGCTGACGACTCGAACCGACCTTGTTGCTGATGCCAACACTAATGATATTGTTGATATGGGTTATCACTACCCGGCAAGTTCTGTTGTGCCGCAATACGAGTTTACAGTTGAGGTAGTGAACCAGGGGTATGGCACTTTCGGTACGGTTGATGTAAATTTGCCGCCTTTGATATTGGTGTCAGATGCTAATACATACGATGTCAACCAGGGCAGGGTAATAGAGCTTCGCGCAGAGCCGAACGATGGCTGGGAAGTTTATCAATGGACAGGGGCTGATTATCTCCCTGTGCATCCGACGGACCAGAATTACAATACGGTAACGATGAATTCTGATAAGACGGTGACCATCGAATTCGGGCCTAAAAACGCGTATAAGTTGGTTACTCATGTCATTGGCGACGGCACGATATCGCCGTCGGGTCTCAATACCTATTCTCCTGGCACTGTGGTAACTTTGAAAGCTACTCCTGCAAATCCTTCTCAGGTTGTTATATGGACAGGTACCGACGACGACCTCTTAGACACGCAGTACAATACGGTAACTATGGATGCGCATAAGGAGGTTTTCGCTGAGTTTTATTCGCCGAGAACACTTTATGTCCCTGGTCAGTACCCGTCGATTCAGGCGGCCATCGATGATGCTGACGATAGGGATATAATCGAACTTAGTGCGGCGCCAGAGCCTTATTACACCCAGTTTGGTTTTGAAATCTACGATAAGGCTATTACAATAACCAGCACCAATCCTGATGACCCGTGCTGTGTTGCTAATACGATTATTCAGATGGATGCCGGCGTGGGCGAAAATCGCGACACTATTTTCCGTTTTTATGGCGTAGAGCATAATACAATTCTGAATGGTCTTACAATTAGAGGATTTATTGGCGGGGGCTTTACCGCGGTTGCTGGCAGAGCATGCGATGATGTCAACGGTCCTGGATCTAACGGTGGAATGAATGCCGGAGGTGGGATATCTTGTTATGTAGCTTCACCGACCATTAAAAACTGCGTGATTTCCGATTGCACTATGATAGGCGACAATGGCGGCAATGGTTTCAACGGTTGCCAGGATTATCCCGATGGTTTTCCGGGTGGTTGGCCGGGAAGAGCCTACGGCGGCGGCGCGGCCCTTTTCTACAACAGCAGCCCAATCTTTATAAATTGCGTCTTTAGAAATAACAACGCTATTGGCGGCAATGGCGGTGATGGTGGAAGTGGCAATAGTGCAATCCCTGGGCCATGGGGACGTGGCGGCCCAGGCGGCGGCTGGTATTACGGGGAAGGCAGCTACTGGTATAATCACGACTGGCCGAATGGTGAGTATTGTGATGGGGGTGGGTGTTGGTTTGACCTGTACACTGAATACACCGGCCGCGGCGGTGCGGTATATGTCGGCCCGAGCTGCTCTCCGGAATTTATAGGTTGCACTTTTACCAATAATAAGAGCTTCAGCGGCACCAATGGGATTTGCGGTCAGGGCGGTAATCCGTATAGCGGTCGGGATGAACCGGCCAGCCGCTATAGGATAGATAACTCCGGCGGTGCGGTATATGTCGCCGGAGCCAGCACAGCGCAATTTATAGACTGTGTGTTCAATAACAACGCGGCCGATATCAATAACCTCCCGGATAGCAGCGACATGTTCGTTAGTTATGGCGGTGCAATTGCTTTTGAAGACGAGGCAGACCTTACCTTCGAAGGATGTACTTTCAATAACAATTTGGCAACAATTGGCGGCGGTATATATTCGAGCAATTCCAGCCCGCTGATTGGGGATTGTAACTTCCTGGCTAATTCAGCTTTCCACGGCGGCGGTGCGCTTTTAGTTAGCGGGACGGTCAATATTGACGGAACCAGTTTCAACGAAAACGAGGCAACAGTTACGGCCGGCCAGGGCGGCGGGTTATGTCTACTTGGCACAAATGCCGGAATTGTTGACTGCAATTTCGCTAATAACAGCACACGCGGCTCCGGCGGCGGAATCTATTTCTCCAATAAGAATGTCTTCGGTGAGGATATATCAGGAGACAATCAACTGCTTGTTAAAAACTGCCTGATAACAGGTAACTCTGCCAGCAGGGACGGCGGAGGTATTTCGTCAAATTGGTACTCGGAGCCTAATATCGTCAATTGTACCATTGCTGACAACGTAGTTACAGGAGTCGGCTTTGAAGGCGGGTTTGGCGGTGGAGTATACTGTTCGTATAGCAGTTACGTTAATATCATTAACAGCATCCTATGGGGCAACTCGGGCAATATCGGTGTTCAAGGCTCACAGCTTGCCATTGCCACCGGTGTTCCGTACGACCCGAGGCTGTCAACAGTAAATGTCGCATATAGTGATATTCAGGATGCCAATGACCCGTGCGCGTTTGGCAGGACAGTAGAGGCGCTTGACCTTGTCTTCTGCATAGATACGACCGGCAGTATGGCTGATGATATCGATGCTGTTAAAGCTGCTGTAAATCAAATAACCAGCGCTATAGTAACTGAAGTTAATGATTACAGAATCGCCGTGATGGACTATAGAGATTTTAATGAGACTCCATATGGTAGTGATGAGACTGATTACCCATACAGGGATGTTTTGGGTTTCACAACAGATACAAGTTTAGTAGCAAATGCGATTAATTCATTAACCGCTGCTGGTGGCGGTGATACACCTGAATCGGTCTATGCGGCCCTGATGGATTGTATCAACCATAACTCGCTGGCGGCGGCGCTTGGCGGCCAGTTGCACGGGGCCAGCCCCGCATCAACTGGACCGGGAGCCTGGCGGACAGGCGCAGGGGTGATGAGAGTAATTCTTCTTATGGGTGACGCTGAGCCTCATGACCCAGAGCCTTTTACGAATTATACGGTTGAAGATATTATCGCAGCGTCCAGCGGCAGTGATCCCGTACGCATCGTCTCGCTGATGGTTGGCGCAGATGTTAATGCGACCAATTATTTCGAAAGGTTGGCCGGCGAAACAGGTGGAACATTCATGCAGGCCGATAGCGCTGCAGATGTAGTTGATGCGATGCTGAATGCGATTAACATGGTTTCACAGACCCCAGACCCCATCTTTGTTGATGTTAATTGCGTTCTTAACTGGACCGACGTCAATCACAGATGGGACGCCAACAGTCATAATATCAATGCAGACCCCTGCTTTATTGCGGGTTATTATCTAAGTCAGGTCGCTGCCGGGCAGGATATAAACAGCCCGTGCATTAACGCAGGAAATGTTGATGCGAATGACCCGAATATCGGCCTTGATACCTACACGACCAGAACCGACAGTTTCCCTGACGTCAACGACCCCAACTACCCTGACCCGAACAGCGCCATTGTAGATATGGGTTATCACTACAGGTTGTTCATAGCGCCGCGATACGAGTTACTCGTTACAGCCGATGAAGTTCCTGACCTTGACTCGGGGCAGCAGCCTGTGGTTGATCCTAACGGAGGGTCCTACTATCAGTACACTGTAGTGCATCTGAACGTCAGTCCAAATCCGCCGCCGTCTGGCTACCAGGTTTTGTGGACCGGTACGGACAATGATGGGCTTACCGGCACCGAGAACACGGTGCTGATGGATAGGAACAGGACGGGGACAGACAAGGTTACCGTGACGTTCGTGAGGAACGTCTGCGATTTGACGACCGGCGTAATTGGCTACGGCGGAACTATTATGCCCGCAGATGGTAATTATCCGCGCGGCGCAGTCGTAGTTCTTACTGCCTCTCCGAATGCAGGTTACAGAGTCAAACGGTGGATTGGGACGGATAATGACAATTCTACCTCCACAAATAACACCATTACTATGAATGGTGACAAAACAGTTTCGGTTGAGTTCGAACAGCCCGTGACTATCACTGTTCCCGGCGACTTCTCATCACTTCAGCAGGCGCTGGACGCGGCCGAAGAGGGCGATACGGTCTTGATTGCTCCGGGCACTTACACTACTTCCACAGGTTACTATATTCACGATTCGAACATTATTATAAGCAGTATTGTTCCTGAGGACCCATGCGTTGTTGCCGCGACAACAATCGAAATGCAAATCGGAGATGAGGGCTACATCAGCACGAGCGCTTTCGCAATTTATAATGTAGGTCCTGAAACAGTTCTTAACGGTATTACTATCAGAGGGTTTGTCCACCAGGCTTATAGTGGACTTCCTGGTGATGAATTGGGCGAGGATGGGTATAATGGTGCACACGCCTTCGGCGGTGGTATCATTTGCTATATGGCGTCTCCGACCATTAAAAACTGTAGATTTGTTGATTGCAGTGTTATTGGCGGAAACGGCGGCAACGGCTATAACGGTAGCGGCAGCAACCCGGATGACCCCAATATTAACGGCACCGATGGCGGTTGGCCGGGCAGGGCTTACGGCGGTGGATTGGCCTGTCTCGTCGATAGCAGTCCATCCGTTATTAATTGCACTTTTGAAAATTGCACTGCAACGGGAGGTAATGGCGGCGATGGCGGCAACGGCGGTACTACCGAAGATTCCTACGGACAAGGCGGACGCGGCGGCGGTTGGTATTACGGCGAGAGTAACCGAGAGTGGTATCGCCGCCCATGGGTCAACTCCAGTCAAGGTTATGAAAGATTTGGGCCTGCCATGAATAGCTTCTATGACTTTTACAACGAGTATTCAGGCCGAGGCGGTGCGGTGTTCATCGGTGAACAGTGCGCCCCGACATTTACTCATTGCACTTTTATCAATAACCGAACCGAAGGCGGTACCTGCGGAATTACAGGCTTGGATGGCTGGCCGCCGCAGGATAGAGAGGAGCCCAGCATACACTGGGAAATTGAGAACTTCGGCGGTGCGGTATTTTGTGAAGCAAACAGCACGCCGGTATTTACCGACTGCAACTTTGCGGGTAATACGGCTGACACCACCTATCTGGCCGACAACGACGACCCATTTGTAAGCTATGGCGGCGCTTTGGCTTGGGAAAAAGGTGCAGGTGTTGTCCTTGAGAGCTGTAAATTCAGCGACAATTTGGCAGCTATCGGCGGCGCAATGTATGGTTCCGATGCCGATGCCGAAATTACCGACTGCAACATCTCCGGCAACTTGGCATACCAGGGCGGTGGATTCTTCGGTGCCTCCGGCTCAGCGACAATACAAAAATGCATTGTCCATAACAACTTCGCCGGGATGGC encodes:
- a CDS encoding S8 family serine peptidase is translated as MKRQILVGSLILLFAAALAIADDSYKPGALLVRFANPKATTQAKNAVLSAISGNPSTNVVKEYRIVPGLALVQLPTGMTVKQMRVFAALSPDILYAEPVYKCRKSAVPNDARFSDLWGLHNTGQEGGTADADIDAPEAWDLDTGDGSVVVAVIDSGVDYTHSDLAANMWHNPGEIPGNGIDDDGSGFIDDYYGCDTGSNDANPMDDSADPGHGTHVSGIIGAVGNNGIGVTGVCWNVKIMAVKIAADDGTLYYNAAIDGIEYAVSKGAKVINASWYLDPSSGFPQALYDAIEAAENAGVLFVTGAANDDRSIDAMPYYPASYTLDNVISVMATSNIDEKAYYSNFGLISVDLAAPGGEQYDDGDPRGILSTIPGNQYEYYQGTSMAAPYVAGACALLWTADPNLTYTDVKGFLMDYSDPLASLTGLCATGGRLNLYNSLHEVLFDSTSPLPDPAEWEFVPQATGLHTIIMQAKEATDHSGVEYYFVCTDVDSGGPNPAFDSGWQDSTLYTRSDFTENTTYTFTVKYRDKSDNHNETAPSIARSAATANGTDNLPPFSNPSRWKIRPKVQRIRPTPRVGMEAMASTDENGPISYFFTCVDVDGTGPNPALDSGWITAIYTISSGLNVGSSYTFTVKARDFLLNETAESDQATVTISSEGGNLLTVPRPYTTIQDAVNAAVDGDTVEVRPGTYTGTGNHAIDFGGHNIIVRSMDPNDPATVAATVIDCGFENRAFYFHHGEDHNSVVTGFTIVNGLGMDDSGNPSDNGYGGAIACFNDSEPTITKCVIMSCFAAGNSGSNGDPGADGGPGANGDDYDATNGTPATDGDDGGDGGDGGDGDDGGSGFGGAFYFDSGSPEIRQCKIIACGALGGNGGTGGDGGNGGDGGTGGNGGNSAVGAGGGDGGDGGRGGRGGGGGIALGGAMHFGTACRPTIVECEITGCGVINGGGAAAGNGGDGGDGGNGGNGTTGGPGGTGGNGENGGFAGTDGLSARGGALYYAQGCVVTIADTIIRDNTLFINDSGTHSGGDGGNGGNGGNGGDGDTGAGQCGSGGDGGYGRIGGDGGEVGSGSGSCSGGLDRPDNSAYNQLNSTDVRGGGNYYGPDCIVGITACTISGNDAGGQNSFGIVGWGGGEFYERNCNSVFNNCKIEDNNASVDGGGIDFNSVNASGSATLNFCDITGNSASAGGGIFGGSVYGTFTINISDSNFRENDALFGGGIYLERTNLTIEDSILSGNTAFEGAGMWNYDCTTTVKGCSVKENEASFGGGFSLIESRVSIENTNLTGNQASSSFYGTGGALFFEGWSDDPHQITNCLITDNNAYAYGGGVSINRGSWVQINNCTLVGNDVIGPDGVGGAVSNAEFWAWAEIDNSILWGNRAEAGGSQIAVGNPFGSYPSGDGRYADVYVSNSDVQYGEGDVWLEDETQTYTALWWLGGNIDEEPLFASTRADEQTYFLSQIVAGQLSDSNCVDAGDGTASALDAIIGIPLTTRTDLVADANTNDIVDMGYHYPASSVVPQYEFTVEVVNQGYGTFGTVDVNLPPLILVSDANTYDVNQGRVIELRAEPNDGWEVYQWTGADYLPVHPTDQNYNTVTMNSDKTVTIEFGPKNAYKLVTHVIGDGTISPSGLNTYSPGTVVTLKATPANPSQVVIWTGTDDDLLDTQYNTVTMDAHKEVFAEFYSPRTLYVPGQYPSIQAAIDDADDRDIIELSAAPEPYYTQFGFEIYDKAITITSTNPDDPCCVANTIIQMDAGVGENRDTIFRFYGVEHNTILNGLTIRGFIGGGFTAVAGRACDDVNGPGSNGGMNAGGGISCYVASPTIKNCVISDCTMIGDNGGNGFNGCQDYPDGFPGGWPGRAYGGGAALFYNSSPIFINCVFRNNNAIGGNGGDGGSGNSAIPGPWGRGGPGGGWYYGEGSYWYNHDWPNGEYCDGGGCWFDLYTEYTGRGGAVYVGPSCSPEFIGCTFTNNKSFSGTNGICGQGGNPYSGRDEPASRYRIDNSGGAVYVAGASTAQFIDCVFNNNAADINNLPDSSDMFVSYGGAIAFEDEADLTFEGCTFNNNLATIGGGIYSSNSSPLIGDCNFLANSAFHGGGALLVSGTVNIDGTSFNENEATVTAGQGGGLCLLGTNAGIVDCNFANNSTRGSGGGIYFSNKNVFGEDISGDNQLLVKNCLITGNSASRDGGGISSNWYSEPNIVNCTIADNVVTGVGFEGGFGGGVYCSYSSYVNIINSILWGNSGNIGVQGSQLAIATGVPYDPRLSTVNVAYSDIQDANDPCAFGRTVEALDLVFCIDTTGSMADDIDAVKAAVNQITSAIVTEVNDYRIAVMDYRDFNETPYGSDETDYPYRDVLGFTTDTSLVANAINSLTAAGGGDTPESVYAALMDCINHNSLAAALGGQLHGASPASTGPGAWRTGAGVMRVILLMGDAEPHDPEPFTNYTVEDIIAASSGSDPVRIVSLMVGADVNATNYFERLAGETGGTFMQADSAADVVDAMLNAINMVSQTPDPIFVDVNCVLNWTDVNHRWDANSHNINADPCFIAGYYLSQVAAGQDINSPCINAGNVDANDPNIGLDTYTTRTDSFPDVNDPNYPDPNSAIVDMGYHYRLFIAPRYELLVTADEVPDLDSGQQPVVDPNGGSYYQYTVVHLNVSPNPPPSGYQVLWTGTDNDGLTGTENTVLMDRNRTGTDKVTVTFVRNVCDLTTGVIGYGGTIMPADGNYPRGAVVVLTASPNAGYRVKRWIGTDNDNSTSTNNTITMNGDKTVSVEFEQPVTITVPGDFSSLQQALDAAEEGDTVLIAPGTYTTSTGYYIHDSNIIISSIVPEDPCVVAATTIEMQIGDEGYISTSAFAIYNVGPETVLNGITIRGFVHQAYSGLPGDELGEDGYNGAHAFGGGIICYMASPTIKNCRFVDCSVIGGNGGNGYNGSGSNPDDPNINGTDGGWPGRAYGGGLACLVDSSPSVINCTFENCTATGGNGGDGGNGGTTEDSYGQGGRGGGWYYGESNREWYRRPWVNSSQGYERFGPAMNSFYDFYNEYSGRGGAVFIGEQCAPTFTHCTFINNRTEGGTCGITGLDGWPPQDREEPSIHWEIENFGGAVFCEANSTPVFTDCNFAGNTADTTYLADNDDPFVSYGGALAWEKGAGVVLESCKFSDNLAAIGGAMYGSDADAEITDCNISGNLAYQGGGFFGASGSATIQKCIVHNNFAGMAENNAGGQGGGIYSASMAVEISDSNISYNEANTSGGGLFLTGVTGSQTVMNCLITGNFAGRDGGGISSNWHSEPNIVNCTIANNVATGIGFGAAYGGGVYCSYGNYTNIVNSILWGNLSQNGPQLAIGTGFEYDPRPSTASVSYSDIEGGQSGIFIDSGCTLNWWGVTNLQADPYFVTGPLGSYYLSQIDTNDPNQTADSPCVEAGNDLASDIGLSYPYTTRTDEVFDTNVVDLGYHYLLAHPIEFCSFCDLSNDGDVDLVDFAIFALSWLDDGCSKDNNWCDGADFTFDSYVNFEDLNLFYECWISEDNEAPLPNPSKWKVAPHSTTTTPPYEISMTAEPAFDAWGGLVEYYFECVTGNADSNGWVSNTTYVITDLDPNTTYGFRVKARDERGHETQWSAIGYASTGQAPVEVDTTPPEPPTMTWASPPAAVPGSSTAITMTATTATDSSNPVMYYFECTSNGTFTSAWQINTTYLATGLAPSTLYTFTVKARDNAGPPNENLPSAPASATTNAEEGPVDNQAPGPVAWLVEPYETGSGFDARVWMTAVTATDAGGNGVWYQFECTDVSGLYSGDCGNLTDGYSSDWIAAPEWNNICIHLANQGHTFRFRVRDNLWNVSAWSSTLPAL